The stretch of DNA CGTCCGTCCAGTCCACTTCCGCCATTGGGCCTCCCTTTCATAAACCGCCAATCGTCAACTCAATCAGCGATCTCGACCGTCACATCGCCGCGGACGACCGCCTGACAGCCGAGCCGCGAATGCAGGGTGACGCTGTCGGCCATGTAGACGCGGTCTTCTTCGTCCTCGTCCATCTCTGTCAGGTTCGCTTCGCCCTGTTTGACGATGACGTGACAGGTCGTGCAGGCGCAGTTGCCGCCGCACGAGTGCTCAAGATCGATGCCATAGTTGAGCGCGATGTCGAGCAGCGAGCCTTCCCTGCCGTGTTCGTGGTACGGCGTCACGCCCGGCTGGTATTCGACCGTCACCGGCGCTTCGCCTTTGCGCAAGAATGTAACCTGATACACTTTTTGTGCGGCCTCCGGCCGTTCATCGATCACGGCGCTGCCGGTTGCTTCTTTTGCTTCCATAATTCAGCCTTCCGCCACCTCGGATGCCTTGCGATCTTTCAACGCCGCAAGCAGGGC from Blastocatellia bacterium encodes:
- a CDS encoding 2Fe-2S iron-sulfur cluster-binding protein — translated: MEAKEATGSAVIDERPEAAQKVYQVTFLRKGEAPVTVEYQPGVTPYHEHGREGSLLDIALNYGIDLEHSCGGNCACTTCHVIVKQGEANLTEMDEDEEDRVYMADSVTLHSRLGCQAVVRGDVTVEIAD